Proteins encoded within one genomic window of Rhizobium favelukesii:
- the repB gene encoding plasmid partitioning protein RepB, with product MSRKDSRGMFANVLGQLEQPTAAPVAKPTTSPHLLKVAAGVRQIQEKGEVLDRLLKDGDHIVEVDPDDVAPSSIPDRFDGAYDDAAIDEIAASIKERGQIVPGLIRPHKGDLLPYQIVFGRRRLAAAKALGLKFRAIVRELSDEEAIVFQGEENANRNDLSFIEKCAFALSQEQAGYRRDVICASLATGKSHVSEMLRIATAIPRDVLFAIGSSPEIGRRRWIDFADAFARRQDGAARVKQSLGHDKAAAEKDRFAIALGALKAEAAPAAAQSAVTEIRANGFLLATVSYAKTGPKLSFTKAVPASFVDFLNDRMEALHSEFVQSTRHSSKG from the coding sequence ATGAGCCGGAAAGATTCTCGTGGCATGTTTGCCAATGTGCTCGGTCAACTTGAGCAGCCGACTGCAGCGCCAGTCGCCAAGCCGACGACGTCTCCGCACCTTCTCAAGGTCGCGGCGGGCGTCAGGCAGATCCAGGAAAAAGGCGAGGTCCTCGACAGGCTTCTCAAGGACGGCGACCATATCGTCGAGGTCGATCCCGATGACGTGGCACCCTCCTCGATCCCGGATCGCTTCGACGGTGCTTATGACGATGCGGCCATCGACGAGATTGCGGCATCCATCAAGGAGCGCGGACAGATTGTTCCTGGCCTGATCAGGCCGCACAAAGGCGATCTGCTACCATACCAGATCGTGTTCGGGCGGCGGCGATTGGCGGCGGCCAAGGCGCTTGGCCTGAAGTTCCGCGCCATCGTGCGGGAACTCAGCGATGAAGAGGCAATCGTCTTCCAGGGCGAAGAGAACGCAAACCGCAATGACCTGTCGTTCATCGAGAAGTGTGCATTCGCGCTATCGCAGGAGCAGGCCGGATATCGACGCGACGTCATCTGCGCATCGCTTGCGACGGGGAAGTCGCATGTGTCGGAGATGCTACGGATTGCAACCGCGATCCCTCGGGATGTTCTCTTTGCGATCGGCTCCTCGCCGGAAATCGGCCGTCGCCGGTGGATCGACTTTGCCGACGCCTTCGCCAGGCGCCAGGACGGTGCAGCGCGCGTCAAGCAATCGCTGGGTCACGATAAAGCCGCTGCCGAGAAAGATCGTTTTGCGATCGCTCTTGGCGCGCTCAAGGCCGAAGCGGCGCCTGCGGCTGCGCAGTCTGCCGTGACGGAAATACGAGCGAATGGCTTTCTTCTAGCGACAGTCAGCTACGCGAAGACAGGCCCCAAGCTCAGCTTCACAAAGGCCGTTCCGGCCAGTTTCGTGGATTTCTTGAATGATCGCATGGAGGCGCTTCACAGCGAATTCGTGCAGTCGACACGACACAGCAGCAAAGGATAA
- the repC gene encoding plasmid replication protein RepC has product METGSVTTPFGQRPMTLGMLASQKAASELQADQSVDKWKIYRALCAAKPLLGVTDRALAVLNALLSFYPKNVLSEENGLVVFPSNDQLSLRSHGMAEQTIRRHLAVLVEAGLIVRKDSPNGKRYARRVKEGEVGEAFGFSLAPLIVRAEEIERLAAEVVADRLHVQRLREQLSLCRRDVAKLIETAIEEDLAGDWEAAFSYFRALVDGVPRTPSAERIKTTLEEMQTLREDITNRLETLLKAEKTSGNPAQTERHIHNSNPDSKFESEPALETKQGANSPETLEPYAAAPAEKKKHDDRNTAEAQRRPGSDGAGMKSFPLGLILQACPDMVSYGPGGSITNWRDMMAAAVVVRGMLGVSASAYEEASAAMGAENAATVMACILERGGHINSAGGYLRDLTRRAERGEFSIGPMLMSLVRARGGGTRRAG; this is encoded by the coding sequence ATGGAAACAGGAAGCGTGACGACGCCCTTTGGGCAGCGTCCGATGACGCTTGGCATGCTCGCCAGCCAGAAGGCGGCGAGCGAGCTTCAGGCTGATCAATCGGTCGATAAGTGGAAAATCTATAGGGCACTATGCGCTGCCAAGCCCCTGCTTGGCGTGACGGACCGCGCACTTGCGGTGCTGAATGCATTGCTGAGTTTCTATCCGAAGAATGTCCTGTCGGAAGAAAACGGCCTCGTCGTCTTTCCGTCGAACGATCAGCTTTCGCTGCGCTCGCACGGCATGGCCGAGCAAACGATCCGCCGACATCTGGCTGTGCTGGTCGAAGCCGGATTGATCGTCCGCAAAGACAGTCCAAACGGCAAACGCTACGCCCGCAGGGTCAAGGAAGGCGAGGTCGGAGAGGCATTCGGCTTTTCGTTGGCACCGCTAATCGTGCGCGCCGAAGAGATCGAGCGCCTGGCCGCCGAGGTGGTGGCCGATCGGCTGCATGTGCAGCGATTGCGCGAGCAGCTCAGCCTTTGCCGCCGCGACGTTGCGAAGCTGATTGAGACCGCAATCGAAGAAGACCTGGCGGGCGATTGGGAGGCTGCGTTCAGCTATTTCAGGGCGTTGGTCGACGGTGTACCGCGTACGCCGAGCGCAGAGCGGATTAAAACGACGCTCGAAGAGATGCAAACCCTGCGCGAGGACATCACTAACAGACTGGAAACCTTGCTTAAAGCTGAAAAGACGAGCGGCAATCCCGCTCAAACTGAGCGTCACATACATAATTCAAACCCCGACTCTAAATTTGAATCTGAACCAGCTTTAGAAACAAAGCAGGGGGCAAACTCGCCGGAGACGCTTGAGCCTTATGCCGCGGCGCCGGCTGAAAAGAAAAAGCATGACGATCGAAATACGGCCGAAGCGCAAAGGCGACCGGGCAGTGATGGCGCGGGCATGAAGTCCTTCCCGCTCGGGCTAATCCTGCAGGCCTGCCCCGACATGGTGAGCTACGGGCCTGGCGGATCGATCACAAATTGGCGCGACATGATGGCGGCTGCGGTCGTGGTCCGGGGGATGCTGGGTGTCAGCGCTTCGGCTTACGAGGAAGCGTCTGCCGCGATGGGAGCTGAAAACGCGGCAACGGTCATGGCTTGCATCCTCGAACGCGGCGGCCACATCAACTCGGCGGGCGGTTACCTGCGAGATCTGACCCGTCGCGCGGAACGTGGTGAATTCTCGATCGGCCCGATGTTGATGTCCCTGGTTCGTGCGCGTGGTGGCGGGACACGGCGGGCCGGGTAG
- the hmpA gene encoding NO-inducible flavohemoprotein, whose amino-acid sequence MTQTLTETTKAIVRATVPALTTHGTEITAAMYKRLFENSKVRDLFNQSNQGEGGRQTKALAQAILAYAENIDNLAILTGAVERIAQKHVGLHIRPDHYPHVATALLGAIKDVLGEVATDDILNAWGEAFWFLANILIGREERIYDDLQSSEGGWNGWRQFAVASKRRESDIITSFVLRPVDGRAVVRHRPGQYLTFRFDIPGLPQQHRNYSISSAPNGESYRISVKREMHGLVSGFLHDQIEEGAVIEVAPPTGDFHLPPGQERPVVLLSGGVGLTPMVSMLETIANRGQRLAVHYVHGAENGSVHAMGPHVRDIAKNREHLKTTIFYGSPHDRDQKGVHFDHEGYITIDWLAKNTPMAEADFYLCGPRPFLAAFVKGLAKAGVTADRIHYEFFGPADELAAA is encoded by the coding sequence ATGACGCAAACACTGACGGAGACGACGAAGGCAATCGTGCGCGCGACTGTGCCTGCACTCACAACGCACGGGACTGAGATTACAGCGGCAATGTACAAGCGGCTGTTTGAGAATTCTAAGGTCCGCGACCTGTTCAACCAGTCGAACCAGGGGGAAGGGGGACGTCAGACCAAGGCGCTGGCGCAGGCGATCCTCGCTTACGCCGAGAACATCGACAATTTGGCTATCCTCACCGGAGCCGTTGAGCGCATCGCGCAGAAGCACGTCGGCCTGCACATCCGGCCTGATCACTATCCCCACGTTGCGACCGCTCTTTTGGGTGCGATCAAGGATGTTCTCGGTGAGGTGGCGACGGATGACATCCTCAATGCTTGGGGCGAGGCGTTCTGGTTTCTCGCCAACATCCTGATTGGGCGAGAAGAACGGATCTACGATGATCTTCAATCGTCCGAAGGCGGCTGGAATGGTTGGCGGCAGTTTGCCGTTGCGTCGAAGAGACGCGAAAGCGACATCATCACATCTTTTGTGCTACGACCGGTCGATGGTCGCGCAGTGGTTCGTCATCGCCCCGGTCAATACCTGACCTTTCGGTTCGACATTCCGGGTCTTCCCCAGCAGCACCGGAATTACAGCATCTCATCTGCTCCCAATGGTGAGAGCTATCGCATCTCGGTCAAACGAGAGATGCACGGGTTGGTATCCGGGTTCCTTCACGATCAGATTGAGGAAGGCGCGGTCATTGAGGTGGCGCCTCCGACCGGAGACTTCCATTTGCCGCCGGGCCAGGAGAGGCCCGTCGTGCTGCTCAGCGGCGGTGTCGGTTTGACGCCGATGGTGAGCATGCTGGAGACGATCGCAAACAGGGGACAAAGGCTTGCCGTCCACTACGTCCATGGCGCCGAGAACGGAAGCGTCCACGCCATGGGACCGCACGTGCGCGATATCGCCAAGAACCGGGAGCATCTAAAGACGACCATCTTCTACGGCAGCCCGCATGATCGAGATCAGAAGGGCGTTCACTTCGACCATGAGGGCTACATCACGATCGATTGGCTGGCCAAGAATACACCCATGGCGGAAGCCGACTTCTACCTCTGCGGCCCAAGACCCTTCCTGGCCGCCTTCGTGAAGGGACTGGCCAAAGCCGGCGTCACCGCAGACCGTATTCACTACGAATTCTTCGGCCCGGCCGACGAGCTCGCCGCGGCCTAG
- a CDS encoding RrF2 family transcriptional regulator, producing MRLTVYSDYALRLMMYLALKGERLSTIAEIAEAYDISKAHLMKITHELGQKGLIDTVRGRQGGMRLARAVEQIGVGEIVRACEPDFAIVPCMETGDGEIVCVVQPACVLKRALASAAAAFLDVLDGYTLADLARPSVPLRRLLALPEP from the coding sequence ATGCGTTTGACTGTCTATTCCGACTACGCCTTGCGGCTCATGATGTATCTTGCGCTCAAAGGAGAGCGGCTGTCGACAATCGCGGAAATTGCAGAAGCCTATGATATTTCAAAGGCCCACCTGATGAAGATTACGCATGAGCTCGGGCAAAAGGGTTTGATCGATACCGTGCGCGGCCGTCAGGGCGGAATGCGGCTTGCACGTGCCGTCGAACAGATCGGCGTCGGTGAGATCGTTCGCGCCTGTGAGCCTGATTTTGCGATCGTGCCCTGCATGGAAACTGGCGATGGCGAGATTGTCTGTGTGGTGCAGCCCGCCTGCGTCTTGAAGCGTGCGCTGGCTTCGGCGGCTGCGGCCTTTCTTGATGTGCTCGATGGCTATACGCTGGCAGACCTCGCCCGGCCGTCCGTGCCGTTGCGTCGTCTGCTTGCCCTGCCCGAACCGTGA
- a CDS encoding ThuA domain-containing protein has product MTIKVTIWNEGRHEQLHKEVQEIYPDRIDGAIAAGIANPDFEIRSGTLDDPHEGLPDALLNDTDVLLWWGHMAHEEVSDGLIDRIQQRVLKGMGLLVLHSAHHSKLFRRLMGTNANLSWRETPQGDLERIWVVNPAHPIAEGLPPFFEVNASEMYGEPFDIPQPDELVFISWYSGGEVFRSGCTFQRGRGRIFFFSPGHETYPIYHDKTVHKVIANGIRWARQTHTDGRILENWHRAEPIHTRPA; this is encoded by the coding sequence ATGACAATCAAGGTCACCATCTGGAATGAAGGCCGCCACGAACAGCTGCACAAGGAGGTTCAGGAGATCTACCCTGATCGCATCGACGGTGCGATCGCAGCCGGCATCGCCAACCCGGATTTCGAAATCCGCAGTGGTACGCTCGACGATCCGCACGAGGGTCTGCCGGACGCGCTGCTTAACGACACTGACGTGTTGCTATGGTGGGGCCACATGGCCCATGAGGAGGTGAGCGACGGCTTGATCGATCGCATACAGCAGCGGGTGCTCAAAGGGATGGGCCTTCTGGTCCTGCATTCCGCCCATCACTCTAAGCTGTTCCGCCGGCTGATGGGCACCAACGCCAATTTGTCCTGGCGCGAAACGCCCCAGGGTGATCTCGAGCGGATCTGGGTCGTCAATCCGGCTCACCCGATTGCCGAGGGTCTACCGCCCTTCTTCGAGGTCAACGCCTCAGAAATGTATGGCGAGCCTTTCGATATTCCGCAGCCGGATGAACTCGTCTTCATCTCTTGGTATTCAGGCGGCGAGGTTTTCCGCAGTGGCTGTACGTTCCAGCGCGGCCGCGGCCGCATCTTCTTCTTCAGCCCCGGCCACGAAACCTATCCGATCTACCACGACAAGACCGTGCACAAGGTCATTGCCAACGGCATTCGCTGGGCCAGGCAGACCCACACCGATGGTCGGATCCTGGAAAATTGGCATCGCGCCGAACCCATTCACACCCGCCCGGCATAA
- a CDS encoding ABC transporter ATP-binding protein, with protein MINLRNVRKFYGALEVIKGVDIIVEDGEFAVFVGPSGCGKSTLLRMIAGLEGIDDGDLILNGKRINDVPPDKRGIAMVFQSYALYPHMTVAENIGFSLSLKKVPEAEIRRQVEAVAEILQLTDYLDRRPAALSGGQRQRVAIGRAIIKKPSLILFDEPLSNLDSALRVQMRAELQRLHRELKATVVYVTHDQVEAMTMADRIVVLNKGVVAQQGAPMTLYHQPDNEFVATFIGSPKMNTIPVLITRPSTGKTHAQSPFGLSLDLPDAGAVVPQGQATLGIRPEHLKIAADGQGDFSAEVFIVERLGVETYMTVGSQEQPIVVRAEGDIALRPGDRVSLTADTSACHLFDSTGRVIRLTQAS; from the coding sequence ATGATCAATCTCAGGAATGTTCGCAAATTCTACGGTGCATTGGAGGTCATCAAGGGGGTCGACATCATCGTGGAAGACGGCGAGTTCGCCGTGTTCGTCGGCCCGTCTGGCTGCGGCAAGTCTACCTTGCTGCGCATGATCGCGGGTCTTGAGGGTATCGATGATGGCGACCTCATCCTCAATGGCAAGCGCATCAACGATGTTCCCCCTGACAAGCGCGGCATTGCCATGGTGTTCCAGTCCTACGCGCTTTATCCGCATATGACGGTTGCCGAGAATATCGGCTTCTCCCTCAGCCTGAAGAAGGTTCCGGAGGCGGAAATCCGTCGCCAGGTGGAAGCTGTCGCCGAGATCCTGCAGCTGACGGACTATCTTGATCGCCGTCCCGCTGCCTTGTCGGGCGGCCAGAGACAGCGCGTCGCCATTGGTCGCGCCATCATCAAGAAGCCGTCGCTGATCCTTTTCGACGAGCCCTTGTCCAACCTCGATTCCGCACTACGCGTGCAGATGCGTGCCGAGCTGCAGCGCCTGCATCGCGAGCTCAAGGCGACCGTCGTCTACGTGACGCATGACCAGGTCGAGGCCATGACCATGGCCGACCGCATCGTCGTTCTGAACAAGGGGGTCGTTGCCCAGCAGGGTGCGCCGATGACGCTCTATCACCAGCCCGACAACGAGTTCGTCGCGACCTTCATCGGCTCTCCGAAGATGAACACCATTCCGGTGCTCATCACCAGGCCGAGCACCGGCAAGACCCACGCCCAAAGCCCGTTCGGTCTGTCGCTCGACCTGCCTGATGCGGGCGCAGTTGTGCCGCAGGGTCAAGCCACGCTCGGTATCCGGCCGGAGCATCTGAAGATCGCAGCAGACGGGCAGGGGGACTTCTCGGCCGAGGTTTTCATCGTCGAGCGGCTGGGCGTCGAGACATACATGACCGTCGGCTCGCAGGAACAGCCGATCGTCGTCCGCGCAGAAGGTGACATCGCGTTGCGGCCCGGCGATCGCGTGTCGCTCACAGCCGATACATCCGCCTGCCATCTGTTCGATTCCACCGGTCGGGTCATCCGTCTGACCCAAGCATCATAA
- a CDS encoding carbohydrate ABC transporter permease, producing the protein MAVISPSENANKTRSDLLAYATLSLISIFCAVPFFWVLLASFDGNAQLFLRWPEQWSFANYQRVFTKEDGAKWLFNSLFVVGGATVLVMVLAGLGGYALSRTRAWWKLPFLYAILLIRVLPPTALVVPLYKFLLTLNNAEGAILRPIFGEYARPIMRWTGFIDGYLGLILVLATMQLPLALWIMKTFFDGLPRDYEEAALMDGATLVQRIRRVLIPLALPGLAAAGLFAFMSAWGDFLLPLIFLSSPELQTLPLGLFRAFLRINEIDYGLLAALAFIYLLPAVVAFGFARRFLVQTFAGGVKG; encoded by the coding sequence ATGGCTGTGATCTCCCCGAGCGAGAATGCCAACAAGACCCGGTCGGACCTGCTTGCCTACGCAACGCTGTCGCTGATCTCGATCTTTTGCGCCGTTCCCTTCTTCTGGGTGCTTCTTGCATCCTTCGATGGCAACGCCCAGCTGTTCCTTCGCTGGCCCGAACAATGGAGCTTCGCCAACTACCAGCGTGTCTTCACCAAGGAAGACGGCGCAAAGTGGCTGTTCAATTCGCTCTTCGTGGTCGGCGGCGCGACCGTGCTGGTGATGGTGCTGGCCGGCCTTGGCGGCTATGCGCTGTCGCGCACCAGAGCGTGGTGGAAGCTGCCGTTCCTCTACGCCATCCTGTTGATCCGCGTCCTGCCGCCGACAGCACTCGTCGTACCGCTCTACAAGTTCCTTCTGACGCTGAATAATGCGGAAGGCGCTATCCTGCGACCGATCTTTGGCGAATACGCCCGGCCGATCATGCGCTGGACGGGTTTCATCGATGGCTATCTCGGCCTGATCCTCGTGCTTGCAACGATGCAGTTGCCATTGGCGCTGTGGATCATGAAAACGTTCTTCGATGGCCTGCCGCGCGACTATGAAGAGGCGGCACTGATGGATGGCGCGACACTCGTACAACGCATTCGCCGGGTGCTCATCCCTTTGGCGCTGCCGGGACTGGCCGCCGCCGGGCTGTTTGCCTTCATGTCAGCCTGGGGCGATTTCCTGTTGCCGCTGATCTTCCTCTCTTCGCCAGAGCTGCAGACGCTGCCGCTTGGTCTCTTCCGTGCATTCCTGCGCATCAACGAGATCGACTACGGCCTGCTTGCCGCACTCGCCTTCATCTATCTCCTGCCGGCAGTCGTCGCCTTCGGCTTTGCCCGCCGCTTCCTCGTGCAGACATTTGCCGGCGGCGTCAAAGGCTGA
- a CDS encoding carbohydrate ABC transporter permease produces the protein MARNVHERRTERQLLLILLPSLALLLAFVIYPALYSVYLSFTNEALTGAAALRPRFVGIRNYARLLNDATFWNALLVTFLFVVGSAVIGQFALGLVTAMALRRRIHFRRLFSSIILLPNAAPEVVAGFMWISMLAGGEQATLSRIVSFFGVTPADWLQVFPLSMIIVVNTWRGIATAMILLTAGLSTIPNEIYEAARMDGATPSQMFRRITLPLMMPTILLYMLISAVSTIAVFGLVYALTRGGPGGATELVSIYIYNQSFTAFQLGYGAAVAVVALLISLILGVGYVRAMKVEV, from the coding sequence ATGGCCCGAAACGTCCACGAAAGGCGCACTGAGCGGCAGCTTCTTCTGATCCTGTTGCCCTCGCTTGCGCTGCTTCTGGCCTTCGTGATCTATCCCGCGCTTTACTCCGTCTATCTGAGCTTCACCAATGAGGCGCTGACGGGTGCTGCGGCTCTGCGCCCGCGCTTTGTCGGTATTCGCAACTATGCGCGGTTGCTGAACGATGCGACGTTCTGGAACGCCTTGCTCGTCACCTTCCTGTTTGTGGTCGGCTCGGCGGTGATCGGGCAGTTCGCGCTCGGTCTGGTCACAGCGATGGCGCTTCGTCGCCGCATCCACTTTAGGCGGCTTTTTTCCTCGATCATCCTTCTGCCAAATGCCGCGCCCGAGGTGGTTGCCGGCTTCATGTGGATTTCCATGTTGGCGGGTGGAGAGCAGGCGACACTCAGCCGTATCGTCAGCTTCTTTGGCGTAACGCCGGCCGACTGGCTGCAGGTCTTTCCACTTTCGATGATCATCGTCGTCAACACCTGGCGCGGCATCGCAACTGCGATGATCCTTCTGACGGCGGGCCTCAGCACCATTCCCAACGAGATTTACGAGGCTGCCCGCATGGATGGCGCGACCCCGTCGCAGATGTTTCGCCGCATTACCTTGCCGCTCATGATGCCGACGATCCTGCTCTACATGCTGATCTCGGCCGTTTCGACCATCGCCGTCTTCGGTCTCGTCTATGCACTGACACGCGGCGGCCCGGGCGGTGCGACGGAACTGGTCAGCATCTATATCTACAACCAGTCCTTTACCGCGTTCCAGCTCGGCTACGGTGCGGCCGTCGCCGTGGTCGCCCTGCTGATTTCGCTGATCCTCGGCGTCGGCTACGTCCGGGCCATGAAGGTGGAGGTCTGA
- a CDS encoding ABC transporter substrate-binding protein, giving the protein MKKTVIGGLCAILLSAVSTLAHAETIRIANHGQAGIDAMKSTVEKIEKKYGVTVEVVEYPAPDKDYLTKLLTELGAGNAPDLFSIPTTAAVADMVEAGYLAPVTKEIKAWDGYANFYDVAKQLAVSPDGETYVMPFMLGIQEIYYRKDVLDKAGISTEQPKTWKDLLDRAAEIKKKTGAYGLLFPAGVSWGSGAFDEGFQHLIVGSKTPQLVDADGKLDLNGEGVKDVFDVYKQLIDNDLMPTQPLLGPEPWVVPKYQMFPAGKLAATTCGSWCYIFDWGRESKNPIPEVTKVVGTWTVPGQSGGQYVLANLAAPWAINAKSANVELAKKALMEIGSVETQVSYAARIGNIPSSKDAAKNADFQKLTELVPIHAAAEKGTFLKQASGFGTVSEGVARATEALLRKETDAAGAQKILVDYVKETLGDDVVK; this is encoded by the coding sequence TTGAAGAAGACGGTCATTGGTGGCCTGTGCGCCATTCTGCTCAGCGCCGTTTCGACGCTGGCGCATGCTGAGACAATCCGAATTGCCAATCACGGTCAGGCCGGCATCGACGCCATGAAGTCGACGGTCGAGAAGATCGAGAAGAAATACGGCGTGACCGTCGAGGTCGTGGAATACCCTGCGCCCGATAAGGACTATCTGACGAAACTGCTGACCGAGCTCGGCGCCGGCAACGCGCCTGACCTCTTTTCCATCCCGACGACGGCCGCCGTTGCTGATATGGTCGAGGCCGGTTACCTCGCGCCGGTGACCAAGGAAATCAAGGCCTGGGATGGCTATGCCAATTTCTATGACGTCGCCAAGCAGCTGGCGGTCAGCCCGGACGGCGAAACCTATGTCATGCCGTTCATGCTCGGCATCCAGGAAATCTACTACCGCAAGGACGTCCTCGACAAAGCCGGCATCTCGACGGAGCAGCCGAAGACCTGGAAGGACCTTCTCGATCGTGCCGCCGAAATCAAGAAGAAGACCGGCGCCTACGGCCTGCTCTTCCCGGCTGGCGTTTCCTGGGGAAGCGGCGCCTTTGACGAAGGCTTCCAACACCTGATCGTCGGCTCCAAGACGCCACAGCTCGTCGATGCGGACGGCAAGCTCGATCTTAACGGCGAGGGCGTCAAGGATGTCTTCGACGTCTACAAGCAACTGATCGACAATGATCTGATGCCGACGCAGCCATTGCTCGGACCCGAGCCCTGGGTCGTGCCGAAGTATCAGATGTTCCCGGCCGGAAAGCTTGCCGCGACCACCTGCGGTTCCTGGTGCTACATCTTCGACTGGGGCCGTGAAAGCAAGAACCCGATTCCTGAGGTGACCAAGGTCGTCGGCACCTGGACCGTGCCGGGCCAAAGCGGTGGTCAGTATGTTCTCGCCAATCTTGCAGCCCCATGGGCCATCAACGCCAAGTCTGCCAATGTCGAACTCGCCAAGAAGGCGCTGATGGAGATCGGGTCGGTTGAGACGCAGGTTTCCTACGCAGCCCGCATCGGCAACATTCCCTCCAGCAAGGATGCGGCTAAAAACGCCGACTTCCAGAAGCTGACGGAACTCGTTCCGATCCATGCCGCAGCAGAAAAAGGCACCTTCCTGAAACAGGCCTCCGGCTTCGGTACCGTTTCAGAAGGAGTTGCACGCGCTACAGAAGCGCTGCTGCGCAAGGAAACCGATGCCGCCGGCGCGCAGAAGATTCTTGTCGACTATGTCAAGGAAACTCTGGGCGACGACGTCGTAAAGTAA
- a CDS encoding Gfo/Idh/MocA family protein, with product MSRKLRLGVIGAGLKAAEYAASWARMPEIEFVALADTTPSSRLRLIDVCVAAGAPAPRSFDDYQEMLASCRDDLDIVYVSTPHAFHGEQATAVAEAGLDLFLEKPMVTTVAQAERLIAAQKKSGVTVVTAFQGGLSPLVIDTRKRALAGEFGDLVAISGMIWESWSSNYDGHWKQQPEISGGGFMFDTGAHMMNTVCLLANSDFESVSAYMNNHGKNVDIATAVSARLKNGALATLTAAGDGPPGCASYITFFYSKAIVRIDAWGGWREISVGRTNEPREEAEILGNPMKNFLAIRDGTMENTGSVEMGLRFARLWDAIKESAAADGVPVKIAAP from the coding sequence ATGTCACGGAAATTGCGGCTTGGCGTCATTGGCGCAGGCCTGAAAGCGGCTGAGTATGCGGCAAGTTGGGCTCGCATGCCCGAGATCGAATTTGTCGCGCTTGCCGATACGACACCTTCTTCTCGCCTGCGCCTGATCGACGTTTGCGTTGCGGCCGGAGCGCCGGCGCCGCGGAGCTTTGATGATTACCAAGAGATGCTGGCGTCCTGCCGGGACGATTTGGATATTGTCTATGTCTCTACACCGCATGCATTTCACGGCGAGCAGGCAACGGCTGTTGCAGAAGCCGGCCTCGATCTCTTCCTTGAAAAGCCGATGGTGACAACGGTTGCGCAGGCCGAACGACTGATTGCGGCACAGAAGAAGAGCGGCGTGACAGTTGTAACCGCCTTCCAGGGTGGGCTCTCTCCCCTGGTGATCGATACGCGCAAGCGGGCGCTTGCCGGCGAGTTCGGCGATCTGGTGGCGATATCGGGGATGATCTGGGAAAGCTGGTCGAGCAACTACGACGGCCATTGGAAGCAGCAGCCGGAGATCTCTGGCGGCGGTTTCATGTTCGACACCGGCGCCCATATGATGAATACCGTCTGCCTGCTCGCCAATTCGGATTTCGAGAGCGTGTCGGCCTATATGAACAATCACGGTAAGAACGTCGACATCGCGACCGCCGTTTCGGCCCGCCTCAAGAATGGCGCGCTGGCGACGCTGACGGCGGCCGGCGACGGTCCTCCTGGCTGCGCCTCCTACATCACCTTTTTCTATTCGAAGGCAATCGTTCGCATCGACGCCTGGGGCGGATGGCGCGAGATCAGCGTCGGCCGTACAAACGAGCCGCGCGAGGAAGCGGAAATTCTCGGTAATCCGATGAAAAACTTCCTCGCCATTCGCGACGGGACGATGGAAAACACCGGCTCCGTTGAAATGGGCCTGCGATTCGCTAGGCTCTGGGATGCAATCAAGGAATCGGCTGCGGCGGACGGCGTACCCGTCAAAATAGCGGCGCCATAA